Sequence from the Nocardia cyriacigeorgica GUH-2 genome:
CGGACGCGCGCATGACGACCGGAACAGCGGGCACCAGCGTCGAATTCGACGATTCGGGCCTGAACGTCTGGAGCGACGAGGAGCGTTTCGAGGTCACCGCGGAGCGCATCGCCGAATACGCGGCCGCGACCAACGACCCGATCCCGGCGCATCTGGCGGGCGAGGTGGCCTCGCCGGTCTTCGGCATCGTCCCGGTCTTCGAGGCCATGATGATGCCGGTGATCGACGTGGTGCCGATGGACATCTTCGGCCGGGTGGTGCACGGGGAGCAGGACTTCCACTTCCACCGCCCCATCCGTCCCGGCGACAAGCTGGTCTCGCGGGCCAAGGCCATCGGCTACGAGGGCCGCGAGAACGGGACCACGATCACCATTCTCATCGAATGCCGCACCGAGGACGGGGAACTGGTCAACGAGCAGTACCTGACCGCGTTCTTCCGCAATATCGATGTCGGCACCAAGGTCGGCGAGCAGGCGCCGGCGCACAAGTTCGATCCGGCGCTGGCCGAGCAGCCGCCGCTGGCGACGGTCGCCCACCATGTGGACGACGACCAGACCTACCGGTACGCGCCCGCGTCCGGTGATCCGGTCCCGCTGCACCTCGACGAGCAGGTCGCCAAGGACGCCGGCCTGCCCGGCATCATCGCGCACGGGTTGTGCACCATGGCGATGTCGTCGTGGGGTGTGCTCACCGCCGTCGCCGGTTCGGATGTGCATCGGCTGAAGCGGTTCGCGGTGCGGTTTTCCAAGATGGTGTTCCCCGGCGACGATCTGGAGACCCAGATCTGGCGGGTCGGTGCCGAGGACGGCGCCACCACCTACGCCTTCCGGACCGCGCGCGGTGCGGACCTGGTACTCACCGACGGACTCGCCGTCGTCACCGACTGATTCCCACGCCGTGGCGGCGGACCGGACCGGCTGCCGCCACGGCGTTTTCCCTGAGCTGTGAAGGAGTTTCGACACATGGGTGCACTCGAAGGACGGGTCGCCGTCATCACCGGCGCGGGCCGGGGGATCGGCCGCGAACACGCGCTGCTGTTCGCCGCCGAAGGTGCCGCGGTGGTCGTCAACGATCTCGGCGGCAGCAATGCCGGCGAGGGATCCGACGCCGGCCCCGCCCAGGAGGTGGTCGACGAGATCGTGGCCGCCGGCGGGCGCGCGGTGGCCAATACCGCCAACGTCGCCACCTGGGACGGTGCCAAGCAGCTGGTCGATCAGGCCATCACCGAATTCGGCAAGCTCGACATCGTCGTCAACAATGCGGGCATCCTGCGCGACGGCTTCATCGCGGGCCTGGAGGAATCCCAGTGGGACGCCGTCATCGCGGTGCACCTCAAGGGCCACGCCGCCGTCCTGCATCACGCCGCCGCGCACTGGAAGCAGCAGAGCAAGGACGGTAACCAGCCCAACGCCGCGGTGATCAA
This genomic interval carries:
- a CDS encoding MaoC/PaaZ C-terminal domain-containing protein, which translates into the protein MTTGTAGTSVEFDDSGLNVWSDEERFEVTAERIAEYAAATNDPIPAHLAGEVASPVFGIVPVFEAMMMPVIDVVPMDIFGRVVHGEQDFHFHRPIRPGDKLVSRAKAIGYEGRENGTTITILIECRTEDGELVNEQYLTAFFRNIDVGTKVGEQAPAHKFDPALAEQPPLATVAHHVDDDQTYRYAPASGDPVPLHLDEQVAKDAGLPGIIAHGLCTMAMSSWGVLTAVAGSDVHRLKRFAVRFSKMVFPGDDLETQIWRVGAEDGATTYAFRTARGADLVLTDGLAVVTD
- a CDS encoding SDR family oxidoreductase, which gives rise to MGALEGRVAVITGAGRGIGREHALLFAAEGAAVVVNDLGGSNAGEGSDAGPAQEVVDEIVAAGGRAVANTANVATWDGAKQLVDQAITEFGKLDIVVNNAGILRDGFIAGLEESQWDAVIAVHLKGHAAVLHHAAAHWKQQSKDGNQPNAAVINTASASGVTIPNPGQANYGAAKAGIAALTLVAADELERYGVRVNAIAPMARTRLTLATPGMGAIFAAEVEEGEFDAFSPANISPLVAYLASEKCPLTGKVFAVQGGAISELAGWHDVKTIEADGPWLIDDIAARLP